A segment of the Streptococcus chenjunshii genome:
CGTGCACTCCGTCAACCGTTCCTTTATCAAGTTCAATGCGTTTGAATTTAATATCATCACCATCAGCATTTTTCAACGTCATTTCCGGTCCGTACAGCAAAGGGCTCTTTGCTATTTCGCTTGAGTCCATTTCCACGTCAACCCTTACTTCGCCGGAGTCGTACTCTACCGCTAAAACTTTTACGTAAAAATGCGGTTCAAGCTCTTGTTTTTTCCCAATATCAGAGCAACCAGCCAAAAACACTGTAAATCCCAGTAAACATAAAATCCAACAAAACTTTTTCATTTCTTTTGCCTCCTAAAACAATTATAGCTCTAAAAATCCCAATCAGCAATAGCCTCCAAAAAGTCTGCTGCGTTTCCTTCCGCGATTAGCTCACGCTTATACAGTGCAGAGACTAAAGCATGGAACCCGTCTGTCTTGCGTCTAACCGGCTCTTTCTTGAGATATCGCTTGTTTCCGTTACCGTCCTCTTTAACAAACGTGTTATCTGTGTACCATAACATCATCTTGTCTTCAAAAAATACAAAGCGTTCATTCGCGAAGGCGTCCTCAATAATTGGTGCAACCTTAGACTGTATAGCGCCGGGATTACGCAAAAACTCATACTCAAAACCAGCGTCATCTAGTAGCGGTTTGAGCAAGTCCATTCTAAAACCATCAGCGCAGACAATTTCAATCTGGTACATCTCCCGCCACTCAATCAACTTATTAACTAAATGCCGGGGGTCTATGCTTGGCTCATTAACAATCGTCAACAGCCCCTGTTCCTCCCAGTCGCTGAGTGGTGCTTTTGGCCTAAAATCACGGATAAAATCTTGACGGACAAAACTGTGCTGCTTCCAGATAAACTCATCGCCATTCTTAAAGAGCAATCCTACACTGGCAAAATCTCGTATGCTGGCATAGTCAAATCCAGCGACACAAGACCGACCTGCCAAATCTATTTCAGGCTGCCTCAATGTTGCCAGCAGTTTTTCACGAGTCGTGACATCTTTTTCCAAGTCTGCTTCTGGCAAGTTCATGCGCTTTGTCATAAACTCTTGCCGCCCGCTAGGGTTAAGCTCCAGCTTATCATAATCCTTTTTGACTTGCGAAAAAAGCCGTTTGGCATAAGGCGTATCCTCGTCTAACATCGGATTTGCTTTAGGCCAGTTGCTGATATCGTCTACCTCGTCAGGCTCGTCTAGTTTGCAAATAAAAGGAAACAATTTAAAATCATCAACTTCACCTTTTAAAATCTGCATGGACTCTTCTACGAGTTTATCATAAAAACCACCGCGCACATATCCATTTGTCCCGTTGTAAAACGTGCGCGGGTGTGCAACCTTACCAAGTCCAGACCGCTGGACATCAACCGCTTTAGTATCTTCAAATTGGTGTATCTCGTCAAATTCCAAGCAGCCATCTCGGGCGGAGTCCATGGTTTTAGGATTATTAGTCCTAAAAGCAAAAACCGAGTTATTAGCCCG
Coding sequences within it:
- a CDS encoding terminase TerL endonuclease subunit translates to MITHPYFEDYIKLIETGEIKVNKERLMLIDVLREKVLSRDDIYFDEELIDNYVRFAEKNFFPLAKYQKFITPFIFLFHKETGEVFFDEYLITLARGGGKNGFMSTRGAFFISPLYPIKNYDVTITANSEKQGKVSFEEVYETIQAKGLESHYYLTKMSITGRANNSVFAFRTNNPKTMDSARDGCLEFDEIHQFEDTKAVDVQRSGLGKVAHPRTFYNGTNGYVRGGFYDKLVEESMQILKGEVDDFKLFPFICKLDEPDEVDDISNWPKANPMLDEDTPYAKRLFSQVKKDYDKLELNPSGRQEFMTKRMNLPEADLEKDVTTREKLLATLRQPEIDLAGRSCVAGFDYASIRDFASVGLLFKNGDEFIWKQHSFVRQDFIRDFRPKAPLSDWEEQGLLTIVNEPSIDPRHLVNKLIEWREMYQIEIVCADGFRMDLLKPLLDDAGFEYEFLRNPGAIQSKVAPIIEDAFANERFVFFEDKMMLWYTDNTFVKEDGNGNKRYLKKEPVRRKTDGFHALVSALYKRELIAEGNAADFLEAIADWDF